The segment AACCTGGGAAAGGTCCAcataatttttcaatttcacatcataattattttttacttaataggttttaagttttaatgatGTGGAAATTAAAAAGTTATGTCAAAATATTAATAGAAATATCAAGTATTTAATGATCTGccactaaaatttttaatttcgaaAATATTAGTGATAAAATTGAAAGTTTTAAAAGTTGGATGACCATTCAGGTAAtttatagtttaattttttttataatttttaaattatttaatacaaTGAGATATAAGATAAATTAGTGACATCTTAGTGTAGTTGTACACATAAACTACCATGTCAGTGGATAGACGTATCATGGTAACCACTGTACTAAGAGTTAGATTACATTTATCCCCCTCTActtaaaaaatgggtaaattaaccCATGTACGttagatcaaaaagtaaattggttatgtaacaccccaaacccagcgtagacgttatggccgaattcaaAGATGCCACaaagaatgggttttgaaaacAAGTTGATTCCATTAACTAATTATTAATAaaactcacattcattcatgTTTATTACAGAAAGCATTATTTTAACAATTCATTTGCCAAAACACTTATTACAGCGGAAATTATCAAAACCAGAACATTTTAGAaattcatttcatatttttagaaaaccTCTTTTTAGCGTAAAATCTTTTTCCGTAAAACATTTTATCAAGCATGCAACATATCAAGCATATCAAACCAAATAAAGTTAAAAACCAAAACAATTCAaagagtcccaaaaattacaaactctctgAACTATATCCCAAATTATTAAATAGACCATAAATTAATAAATCTAAACAGTTTTACGGAAgagtggtcaccgctgagtccCTACTGCACCGATCCATCTAAGACTATGGATTACTTGACAGTACAGACAAACAGAtgtaagtttacgtaaactcaatgtATAACCCagcagaattaagcatgcaatcatatagAATCATATGCACTGTCGAAAACAAATACAGATATAGTAAACAGAATTTTACCCCCATCCTCTATACACCATCTccaaccatcccaacacaccatgtggggttaaaaacacccactcatccctacacaccagGTTGTGTCGTTACGATACATATTAGATATAATGCAGCCAAGCTCCAGATAATAGGCGATGATCGCCGTACAGAACACTTCTTTCATCAATATAAAACCCACCCCACAATcatatacagaacaaatatagaATGCATACTAAACATGCTCAATATGCTATATACAGATATTAGAATAATCAGATATGCTTGGCATAATCGAATAGATTATCAGTCTATCAGATCTACAATTTtggggtttggttagcccttaacGATCTTACGGTAAGCCCACAGTTGATTGGGATGACCCGTGTGACCCTCAAAGATATTTCAAAAATTTGGGCCCACATGTCCGTGTGCGCCCACACGCCCAAaatggccttgcccgtgtggcccacacggcttgGCCCCAGAATCCACACACCCCTGTCTTatgcctgtgtgggcccacacggttGTGTGATGCTCACGGCCATGCCTTCGTCGACTACACGATCGTGTCTCGCACATGGCCATCCACACtggcgaccacacgcccgtgtggcgtcttcaaatttattttttgacTTTTTTTAAACCTCGTTTTCTGCATTTCGGGTGCACACCTGGATCATTTTGATGCAAAAATACTCCCGAACAAACCAGCACCTAAAATCGGTACCACAAACCTTCCAAAATCAATTTTAATTCCCAATAAACAAAATCCACGAAACTGATAACAGTTCAAACAAGCATTCCTCACTTACCCCAGAACTCCGAGCACTACAGTTCAGCAACAGGAGATTCCTGTCCTTCACGATTCGCTGCTGCCAAGGCACGAGTACAACATTAACAGAAATTCGACAAAGCCAAACGAGATAAACAGAGACTCCCTCCTCGGTAAAATATACTACCAACTTACCCAACAAATAAACGCAACGACCTCAAAACTAGCAACAAGGAAGCACGATTTGTCAAAacaagtaaagaaaagagaaaatatttCGTTTGATAAAGGGAAAAAGGAAAACagtagaggaggaagaaagaacGTCAGAATTTGGGGATTATTTTGGAggtgagagaaaaagaaaataaaataagccaaataaataaattaaaaatgtaaTAGGACAATTTTGGCTTGGGCCCGAAAAACTAATAACCGAAGCCAAGGATGCAATCGGTCGAAAACAAGCCAAAAAGGGTcaaattgaaagacaatcattaaattgtgGCTAAATCAAAAAAATGGAGAAAGCCAAGGGGCTATCAAATTTAGTTGACTTGGTAAAAGGCTAAAAATAGaaagatattttttttattttattttattttattattaaattagttaggtTATTTTTAGTCAACCCCttgtatataaataggggtatTTTGTTCTTTGAAAGGGGACGAATGACTGATCGATTACTTttggtatttctacttcaatttggaattgaattattctctcttttcctattttcattggaattgaattattttcttttctctttcaattaCGTAGGAGTTTTGtctatttcatttcaatttctttgttttttctaaATTCATCCAATTGCTTTTAgccctttcattttttttattgttttgcaattaagttttcaTTATTCTTAATTTTGGCCCTAAAATTTGTTTTAACTAcattttggtcttccttgaagctgtgtgttttggagggtggggattatttcccttttggtccctccttgttattcgcacgttcaaattggtccatttccttttatttatttttgatttgccCCAGAATTTTGCTTTAaggttcgatttaatcctttttttattttttctattttattatcaaattaactaatttaatatattatcactattattattatgtttctatttatatttattttgttattctaatactattattatttatctaattttatttatctatttatatttctactattattatatttctatttattatatttttatttctatttatatactaatattattttcattattatttttcttatatatgttttttactcttattattaacattctatttatttatttattttacttttttaactttttatacaacgctcatttcaaatttttacacattatttactttaatattttcatatattatgtatttcaaactttttacacattatatattttgaattgtttatatattgtttttaaagagttttatatattattttatcttgaatggaaaataatttttttaaaattattttatatactttagatCGCTTTTATAATCACCGCGTTTCAAAGAACCCTCTCAACATAAggaaatatttcgtgtttgggagttcgaggaatcgtgccctatcttgctgggtttcgatttttcttcaactaaaatgtgaaatatccttttgaaatttcatccatgtttttttaaaattaaaacgaggcaatattttttttgtttgggGGGTTTGGGAGGTCGTGCCCAATCTTGTTGGGCTTCGATTTTCCAGTCGACTAAAATACAAAacatccttttgaaatttcatccatgttttctcaaattaaaatgatgcaatgtttcgtatttggaaattcaataaatcgtgcccaatcgtgttgggtttcgatttaccgtTTGGATCggatagccaaatatcctttttaaaagttttaagtgCATGTGTTTTAGAAATCCTGAGATGATCTTGTGTCGAGGTTTCGAAATATTGTATCCAATCGTGCTGGACGTAATATTTTATTCCTTCTAAGCGAGAGAATCTCAATATCCAATTCAAGTTATCCAAACGTTTTTaaagattgtattttaaaatcttttcaaattttcaacattaggacgttaatcgatcaatacggtaccaattttgggcgttgcgagggtgctaatcatttctcgcgcgtaaccgactcccgaatctgtcttctagtttttcatagaccaaaaaatgttgttttaataaaccaaaatattttattaaaatgatcgaccacagggtgacccgatcacacctaaacaaaaaggattggtggcgactccataccttgtttaaaagtcgatccccgttttttaaaataaaaatagtttcgacagcttggcgactccgctggggaccaaTAAGAAAGTCAAgccgtaaaattgattattttctgtccttttatcgaaaatttaaaatttggctTTTGGCATACGATCCTTTTACTGCATTCATTTTGGCTCAAGACTCATAGAATACTCTTGCATTGcatattgcatgaccgttgtggtcacaccatttaaatgggagtgagaagctatgtcttcgtgagattttcacctCCGCATAGGCTAATGGActactttcgggatacatccgtacctatgtcttcgtgaggttttcacctccgcatggccatagggaaatgtattcccctgaactgaactcaatCCACATGatcctataatgggtgaggattgaggaatctgctggttcaggtaccttgtCTTTAGAactaaaccgcatatagtgagccttaagagcccaccctaggtagagccactccaaaccctagtggttacccaaGTAGGTGCTCTATTTGCTATTTATTTCTTCTGTACTAACGCATTTTGTCTGTTTTGTTTATGGATGCATTGCATTACATTATcataaatagaacagtttgtcataagaaaacaaatttcttgataaagtgaatTACAATACGGTTGTCTGAATTTGGTCCAAGTAAACACAACGGAAGAAAGCTGATAGTTCGCAGAGAAAATAAGACTTTACCTGAGGATTCAAGTCAAGAAAGATTATCTGAAAGACGTCACGTCTCAACTTTCTTAAAGGATCTAACGAACATTGCAAGGATAAGTGAGTATTAAGTCGCGGCCCGAATCAAGCAAAAAGAGCTAGTGGGGGCATCTATTGGAATCTGGCGAGGTTTGGCTTttacaaagaaaagaaatcgaTGTCTTCACCTGGAACATGAGGGCAAGGCCacatatgtaatccgttttatgtaaaggaatttgttttctagaaaagttgttctaatagaattgaattcaGAACCAACAcatttctttcttttgcattcattccatgcatttgcatagcattgcatcatttgcattagattttcacaagaggaccctaattaattgaaatcatttcagttaatctggaaaccgACAAAAACTTGCCAACCAAGCGTTGCTACGGTACTCGTGCTAAGGCAAAAGATATGGACCAAAGATTGGAAAGACTTAAACAACTTCAAAGAGAGATACATAACCAGTTACAAATGCGAATGCAAGAGTAACTGATGAGGTTACGGCAAGATATGAAAGACCAAGTGCTAGAGTCTCAAAAGAATATGATGAACCAGTTGTCCCAATTGCTGACTAAAGGGCTAGAAAGAGGGAAAGCTCCATGGTCAATGTTGGGGTGGACAATGAGGAGTCTCTCTATCCTCCGAGTTTCACTCCGAAAAATGCACAGGCATGTCCACAAGGTGTACCAATTATCAAAACTCAGCAAAATCAGGCCAGTACCTCAGCACTAGTGAATTATCTGATAGGCTCAGACTCTAATCTGTGGGGCAATCCAACTACCCCTATAGTTCCTAGTTTGAACGAAATGGAAAAAGTAAAGATGGAACTGCCAAAACAACTCAAAGATCGGTATAGGTGGTTGGAGGAAAAATTCAAGGCGATGAAAAATGCTGATGACTATCATAGAATTGACGCTAGAGACCTAAGCTTAGTTCTAGACTTAATACTTCCTTACAAGTTCAAGATGCctgaatttgaaaagtataacgAGACTAGCTATCCCGAAGCTTACATCACCATGTTTTGCAGACGAATGATTGggtatgtcaataatgaccagTTATTAATTCACTGTttccaagaaagtctggttgggATAGtatccaaatggtacaaccaattaaACCGTACCTAGATCAATTCATGGAAAGATCTAGCACAAGCTTTCATAAAATAGTATAGTCATGTCACAGATATGACTCCTAATAGGATTACTTTACAGAAcatagaaaagaaaccgaatgaGAGTTTTCGGCAATACGCCCAAAGGTGGAGGGAGGTTGCCATGCAAGTTCAGCCACCTCTCCTAGAAAAAGAGACTACcatgcttttcatcaatactctgaaagcctCATTCATTAACCATATATTGGGAAGCACTACTCTGAGCTTTTCAGATATGGTAATGTCTGGTGAGTTGATTGAAAATGCAATAAGGAGCGGGAAGATAGATGTGGGAGAAAGGTCAAGAAGTCAAcccaaaagagaaataaaaataaagtgaaCATCGTGAGCATGCCTTCCAAATTGGTCAATGTAGGCCAGCCGAGGGCTATAACTATTAGATATCTATCCGAATGACATATTGGGGAATCTGAATGATATATCTGAAGAGGGAACCAGGAAATGGAAATTTCCAAACCCTTATGTACCTGGGGATGTTTTGAATAATgagactgtggaagagatccctATATTTTTAGAGCTGAtctagagtaatgttcaaaacatgcttgttgctttaagcctaggggcaataagaattcttttgtgaaataggcttgtgttcaaaatctttatttcaatcaAATGCATCTTTTTGAGTAAATGTtctttcattttttatatattcttttgacTGTCTTTTAAATATGCTTCATTCATGattataccatacaaataatcatccttagaatcatttattctttggaagtGTGCCTTTATACCTACaataggtccccagatatcaacgaCAAGAGCAAAGTTATAACTGACTCCCTTTTGGGTTTAGATATGTGTTTAAGTGGATCTCAGGACTTTAAAGATGATAAAGATTGTAGCCTATGTCCTGGTGGTAGAACAAGATAAAAAAACAGATCCTACTCTTAAAAAGGGTAAATAGACATTGCGAGTCTAGGAAAAGAGAAAGAGGTAAAGATCGGAACCAACATCACCACAAAGCAAAGCAATATGTCATTGAGTTatttcaagaattcaaagatgttttcgtATGATCGTtcaagatatgcctgggctacTATGACCTATGGATGCTCAAAAGGTCCGTACGGATGTCAGAAGGACACATGctaatattttacattagccaggTTAATCATGAGGTTTGGGTGCTACTGATCAGCCATAAAAGGGGATTGTATTAGTTATGCCGTAAATGTCAAATGGAGGAAGACAGGACTTATGTGCCATTTCCATTTCTTCATAGATTTTCTATATGTGGGGCATAGATGTTATGAGGCCATTC is part of the Gossypium arboreum isolate Shixiya-1 chromosome 5, ASM2569848v2, whole genome shotgun sequence genome and harbors:
- the LOC108451184 gene encoding uncharacterized protein LOC108451184 codes for the protein MVNVGVDNEESLYPPSFTPKNAQACPQGVPIIKTQQNQASTSALVNYLIGSDSNLWGNPTTPIVPSLNEMEKVKMELPKQLKDRYRWLEEKFKAMKNADDYHRIDARDLSLVLDLILPYKFKMPEFEKYNETSYPEAYITMFCRRMIGYVNNDQLLIHCFQESLNIEKKPNESFRQYAQRWREVAMQVQPPLLEKETTMLFINTLKASFINHILGSTTLSFSDMVMSGELIENAIRSGKIDVGERSPDINDKSKVITDSLLGLDMCLSGSQDFKDDKDCSLCPGGRTR